A single genomic interval of Metamycoplasma salivarium harbors:
- a CDS encoding FAD synthase gives MKIFNWNLKDKLPIEDKSLVICLGAFETLHLGHYELFKNAFDYKKDHPEFKSAILVFKNPIKANNVIEKKAFQLKTRLYTLEALKFDYTFIVETNDEIKNISASNFVDALKLNNIKTVSCGLDYCFGFNKTGDINLLKKNFEVLIASLKKVNKQKISSTLINELISEGNVDAINKLLLEKYALIVNADHFKFAWPSKINKLKPGIYVVNAVIKNIEYHGLCLVSKFNENELDLNNILYLLDIETIPSKYDEIFIEFLGTIRYIEIQKDNKISNQDIDIAIGYFKTIQN, from the coding sequence ATGAAAATTTTTAATTGAAATTTAAAAGATAAATTACCTATCGAAGATAAAAGTTTAGTAATTTGTTTAGGTGCATTTGAGACTTTACATTTAGGACATTATGAACTTTTTAAAAATGCGTTTGATTATAAAAAAGATCATCCTGAATTTAAATCAGCTATTTTAGTTTTTAAAAATCCAATTAAAGCTAATAATGTTATTGAAAAAAAAGCATTTCAATTAAAAACTAGACTTTACACTTTAGAAGCACTAAAGTTTGACTACACATTTATTGTTGAAACCAATGATGAAATTAAAAATATTTCAGCATCAAATTTTGTTGATGCTTTAAAACTAAATAATATAAAAACAGTCTCTTGTGGATTAGATTATTGTTTTGGATTTAACAAAACTGGCGATATTAATTTACTTAAGAAAAATTTTGAAGTCTTAATTGCATCACTAAAAAAAGTCAATAAACAAAAAATAAGTTCGACGTTGATTAATGAACTTATTAGTGAAGGCAATGTCGATGCAATTAATAAATTATTGTTAGAAAAATATGCATTAATTGTTAATGCAGATCATTTTAAATTTGCATGACCTTCAAAAATTAACAAATTAAAGCCTGGGATTTATGTAGTTAATGCAGTTATTAAAAATATTGAATATCACGGTCTTTGCTTAGTATCGAAATTTAATGAAAATGAGTTGGATTTAAACAATATTTTATATTTATTAGATATAGAAACTATTCCAAGCAAATATGATGAAATTTTTATAGAGTTCTTAGGCACAATTAGATATATTGAAATACAAAAAGATAATAAAATATCTAATCAAGACATTGACATTGCAATTGGATATTTCAAAACAATTCAAAATTAA
- a CDS encoding YcsE-related riboflavin metabolism phosphatase, whose translation MTKYKVIVFDIDGTLLPFGVDELTPRTKEMFEKLKANGFINVLCSGRDIFTVGKQIHNPYVDYFVGANGTFILDLKTNEYVFEKTINYEDYKKFHKFAKEHKLSFSFVGNKWGYYNELFDIDHWFYKPFKKSFISVDEFEKHNDKNYLITISSKTPHDVALELTKYFEKEKMDMWVLAEWNGGLFISAKGITKATALETLAKMLNCSLDEMVAFGDSENDVEMLSAVGLGIAMGNGEDVTKASAKEICLPVTEDGPYFKLREKGFYY comes from the coding sequence ATGACAAAATATAAAGTAATAGTTTTCGATATCGATGGAACATTATTGCCCTTTGGAGTTGATGAATTAACTCCAAGAACAAAAGAAATGTTTGAAAAATTAAAAGCTAATGGTTTTATTAACGTTTTATGTTCTGGACGTGACATTTTCACAGTTGGAAAGCAAATTCATAATCCTTATGTTGATTATTTTGTTGGTGCTAATGGTACTTTTATTTTGGACTTAAAAACTAATGAATATGTTTTTGAAAAAACTATTAATTATGAAGATTACAAGAAATTTCATAAATTTGCAAAAGAACATAAATTGTCATTTTCTTTTGTAGGTAATAAATGAGGTTATTACAATGAATTATTTGATATTGATCATTGATTTTATAAACCTTTCAAAAAGAGTTTTATTTCAGTTGATGAATTTGAGAAACATAATGATAAAAATTATTTAATTACAATAAGCTCTAAAACTCCACACGATGTTGCTTTAGAACTTACAAAATACTTTGAAAAAGAAAAAATGGACATGTGAGTTTTAGCAGAATGAAATGGTGGTTTATTCATTTCTGCAAAAGGCATAACTAAAGCAACCGCATTAGAAACATTAGCGAAAATGTTAAATTGTTCATTAGATGAAATGGTTGCATTTGGTGACTCTGAAAATGATGTTGAAATGCTATCTGCTGTTGGTTTAGGAATTGCTATGGGAAATGGAGAAGATGTAACTAAAGCATCTGCGAAAGAAATTTGTTTGCCAGTAACTGAAGATGGTCCTTATTTTAAACTTAGAGAAAAAGGATTTTATTACTAA
- the truB gene encoding tRNA pseudouridine(55) synthase TruB produces MFYKLYKQKNISSFNAIKQFAKKNNIAKIGHCGTLDPLAKGLLIVATNEHTKLIDYIYADRKSYIVEAKLHYSSQSYDEGSDVIKLNDTNNVTKDEILSAISKIKMHETQIPPIYSAKKINGIRSYKLARKNLDVALNAIKIKIFDLKLIDFNFNEQTFKLSLEVSKGTYVRTIVHDLAKLCQTDAIVTDLYRFKIGNIEINEQEEFCEINDYSKLFNVSLYTLSKKELYVLYNKKLVNLNNEIADNKHYLFTYKNEIIAFGQKNNGELKLTKIFYAILQNIITKETENDKI; encoded by the coding sequence GTGTTTTATAAATTATATAAACAAAAAAATATATCATCATTTAATGCCATCAAACAATTTGCAAAGAAAAATAACATTGCAAAAATTGGACATTGTGGCACATTAGATCCCTTAGCAAAAGGTTTATTAATTGTTGCAACAAATGAGCATACTAAATTAATTGATTATATTTATGCTGATAGAAAATCTTATATTGTTGAAGCAAAATTGCATTATTCATCACAAAGTTATGATGAAGGAAGCGACGTTATTAAATTAAATGACACTAACAATGTAACTAAAGATGAAATATTAAGTGCAATTAGTAAAATAAAGATGCATGAAACACAAATTCCTCCAATTTATAGTGCCAAAAAGATTAATGGAATTAGAAGCTATAAGTTGGCTAGAAAAAATTTAGATGTTGCTTTAAATGCAATCAAAATTAAAATATTTGATCTTAAATTAATAGACTTTAATTTTAATGAACAAACTTTCAAACTTTCATTAGAGGTTTCGAAAGGAACTTATGTTAGAACAATAGTTCATGATCTTGCAAAATTATGTCAAACAGATGCTATTGTGACTGATTTATATCGCTTTAAAATAGGAAATATAGAGATTAATGAACAAGAAGAATTTTGTGAAATAAATGATTATTCAAAATTATTTAATGTATCATTATATACGCTAAGTAAAAAAGAACTTTATGTTCTTTATAACAAAAAATTAGTTAATTTAAATAATGAAATTGCAGATAACAAACATTATTTATTTACTTATAAAAATGAAATAATAGCATTTGGTCAAAAAAATAATGGTGAGTTGAAACTCACAAAAATTTTTTATGCCATATTGCAAAATATTATTACCAAGGAGACTGAAAATGACAAAATATAA
- the dcm_N gene encoding DNA (cytosine-5-)-methyltransferase N-terminal subunit has protein sequence MKKQIRLFEAFAGIGSQLKALKNIENECNLEVISLGACDFYIDAIVAYMSIHYGNLKPETHYSKDEIIKLLSKYTFSADSKSIVSDNYFNKMNENKLRMLFPYLYAYVNNDYFLMRYPRTREREREREWNWYNKI, from the coding sequence ATGAAAAAGCAGATTAGACTTTTTGAAGCGTTTGCCGGCATAGGTAGTCAACTAAAAGCATTAAAAAATATTGAAAATGAATGCAATTTAGAAGTAATATCTTTAGGAGCTTGTGATTTTTACATTGATGCAATAGTTGCATATATGTCTATACATTATGGCAATTTGAAACCAGAAACACATTATTCAAAAGATGAAATAATAAAATTGTTATCAAAATATACTTTTAGTGCTGATAGTAAATCAATCGTCAGTGACAATTATTTCAACAAAATGAATGAAAATAAACTAAGAATGTTATTTCCTTATTTATATGCATATGTCAATAATGATTATTTTTTAATGAGATATCCTAGAACGAGAGAGAGAGAGAGAGAGAGAGAGTGGAACTGATATAACAAAATATAA
- the dcm gene encoding DNA (cytosine-5-)-methyltransferase: MTYSFPCQDLSQQGKQKGITKSSRSGLLYQIERILLNDLSHLPKALLLENVKALTTKKFINDFKKWIDVLDKLGYESKWKVLNSADFGSAQNRERVFMVSIRKDIKIQSFEFPNKIKNLKKLSSIIKLKNSTQNLNLLATYKLANFSTSKSNITKSYLINYTKFNSEAYVYSTLNLGPTLTASGANSRIKFYFEKSEIIRYITDFEAYQYMGFTKIDYSKVRNSNLLSSSKIIYTAGNSISVEVLQAIFKEVIKCI, encoded by the coding sequence TTAACTTATTCTTTTCCATGCCAAGATTTATCTCAACAAGGAAAGCAAAAAGGCATTACAAAATCTTCTAGAAGTGGATTACTTTATCAAATTGAAAGAATTTTACTAAATGACTTATCACATTTACCAAAAGCATTATTACTAGAAAATGTTAAAGCTTTAACAACTAAAAAATTTATTAATGATTTTAAAAAATGAATTGATGTTTTAGATAAACTAGGTTATGAATCTAAATGAAAAGTACTAAATTCAGCAGATTTTGGGAGCGCTCAAAATAGAGAACGTGTTTTTATGGTTTCTATTAGAAAAGATATCAAAATTCAAAGTTTTGAATTTCCTAATAAAATCAAAAATCTAAAAAAACTATCTTCAATTATAAAATTAAAAAATTCAACACAAAATTTAAATTTGCTTGCAACTTATAAACTTGCAAATTTTTCTACTTCAAAAAGTAATATTACTAAATCATATCTAATTAACTACACCAAATTTAACTCAGAAGCTTATGTATATAGTACATTAAATCTAGGTCCTACTTTGACAGCTAGTGGTGCAAATAGTAGAATTAAGTTTTATTTTGAAAAAAGCGAAATTATTAGATACATTACTGATTTCGAGGCATATCAATATATGGGTTTTACTAAAATAGACTATTCAAAAGTAAGAAATTCTAATTTACTTTCATCATCAAAAATAATTTATACAGCAGGTAATTCTATTAGTGTGGAAGTTTTACAAGCTATTTTTAAAGAGGTAATAAAATGCATATAG
- a CDS encoding MAG4270 family putative restriction endonuclease, with protein sequence MHIDDEEKLYKFEYNIQTKNYFDDKSNSARLRGILQFLADSNGHILSWKINFLEVWMDIYTTQSWIRKHNSNFLVRKELFEYIFDDKIIQEPRPNLSANKLILLNDMEIKKLNEWFSLNYKSTLKNIIAIIKGNNPGGSFTSPNNAEIVITNVDSFYKGNLIMFIDKIINLSTKNAYKNFLNSNLNNFWNNQLSKINYLEYLSERNPLLFYFLKILCTNIKNLRDLLQKKNDTQKCLENIESKMNEYFDFANVANRKLNNARNSLPPLEDIIVFEGTQHLFTHFDKAHIYPFSQIKNDTLKLLADKCLDHCKINQNFDSKQINEIVNNGIYQIKSVDNLLNLPKNIHNIFDKNYFTYNQNGEIIYREKKIIKPFELSTIEKYFSKIPYQKLSDLRKYFILQRNKLLEANK encoded by the coding sequence ATGCATATAGATGATGAAGAAAAATTATATAAATTTGAGTATAACATACAAACCAAAAATTACTTTGATGATAAATCCAATTCTGCAAGATTAAGAGGTATATTGCAATTTTTAGCAGATAGCAATGGACATATTCTAAGTTGAAAAATCAATTTTTTAGAAGTTTGGATGGATATTTATACAACACAAAGTTGAATTAGAAAGCACAATTCTAATTTTTTAGTTAGAAAGGAATTATTTGAATATATTTTTGATGACAAGATTATTCAAGAACCACGACCAAATTTAAGTGCTAACAAACTAATTTTGTTAAATGATATGGAAATTAAAAAACTTAATGAATGATTTTCATTAAACTATAAAAGTACATTAAAAAATATTATTGCAATTATCAAGGGCAATAACCCTGGTGGTTCGTTTACAAGCCCAAACAATGCTGAAATAGTTATTACAAATGTTGATAGTTTTTATAAAGGAAACCTTATTATGTTTATTGATAAAATAATCAATTTATCCACTAAAAATGCCTATAAAAATTTTTTAAATAGTAATTTAAATAACTTTTGAAATAATCAATTATCCAAAATTAATTATTTGGAGTATCTTAGTGAAAGAAATCCACTTTTATTTTATTTTTTAAAGATTTTATGTACAAATATTAAAAATTTAAGAGATTTATTACAAAAAAAGAATGATACACAAAAATGTTTGGAAAATATTGAAAGCAAAATGAATGAATATTTTGACTTTGCAAATGTTGCAAATAGAAAACTAAATAATGCACGAAATTCATTACCTCCATTAGAGGATATTATTGTTTTTGAGGGTACACAACATTTATTTACACATTTTGACAAAGCACATATTTATCCCTTCTCGCAAATCAAAAATGACACACTAAAATTATTGGCCGATAAATGTCTTGACCATTGTAAAATTAACCAAAATTTTGATAGTAAGCAAATAAATGAAATAGTTAATAATGGAATTTATCAAATAAAATCGGTAGACAATTTATTAAATTTACCTAAAAATATTCATAACATTTTTGATAAAAATTATTTTACATATAATCAAAATGGTGAAATTATTTATAGGGAAAAGAAAATAATTAAGCCATTTGAACTTTCAACTATTGAAAAATATTTTTCAAAAATACCATATCAGAAATTATCAGACTTAAGAAAATATTTTATTTTGCAAAGAAACAAATTGTTAGAAGCAAATAAGTAA
- the rpsP gene encoding 30S ribosomal protein S16, producing MVKLRLKRTGKKFYATYKIVAADARAPRDGKFIEELGNYDPNSKKLNLNYELISKYLDEGAKPTDTVRNLLKTDNFYQTYTIKNNKK from the coding sequence ATGGTCAAATTAAGACTAAAAAGAACTGGTAAAAAGTTTTATGCAACATACAAAATTGTTGCAGCAGATGCTAGAGCACCTCGTGATGGTAAATTTATTGAAGAACTTGGCAATTATGACCCAAATTCTAAAAAATTGAATCTAAATTATGAACTTATCAGTAAATATTTAGATGAAGGTGCAAAACCAACTGATACTGTAAGAAACTTGTTAAAAACTGATAATTTTTATCAAACTTATACCATAAAAAATAACAAAAAATAG
- the trmD gene encoding tRNA (guanosine(37)-N1)-methyltransferase TrmD produces the protein MKINILSLFPEIIEAFKSYSVIAKALQLGHIEINVINFREFSKRKHHEVDDTIYGGGDGMLLQVEPIHLALQTIKQGKKYLISPQGQTFSQQKAHEMSKEAEITLVCGHYEGFDERVLNFVDEELSIGDYILTGGEIPAMVITEAIARLCPGVIKKTSHENESFEKEGLLECPQYTKPADYLGYKVPEILLSGNHKEIEEWRNEQAYLKTNKNRKDIILKLKRSKNEK, from the coding sequence ATGAAAATAAATATCTTAAGTTTATTTCCCGAAATTATTGAAGCATTTAAATCATATAGTGTTATTGCAAAAGCATTGCAACTTGGACATATTGAGATAAATGTGATTAATTTTAGAGAATTTTCAAAAAGAAAACATCATGAAGTTGATGACACAATTTATGGTGGTGGAGATGGAATGCTTTTACAAGTTGAACCAATCCATTTAGCTTTACAAACAATAAAACAAGGCAAAAAATATTTAATATCACCTCAAGGTCAAACATTCTCTCAACAAAAAGCACATGAAATGTCAAAAGAAGCAGAAATTACATTAGTTTGTGGTCATTATGAAGGTTTTGACGAAAGAGTATTAAATTTTGTTGATGAAGAACTTTCAATTGGAGATTATATTTTAACAGGTGGAGAAATTCCTGCGATGGTAATCACAGAAGCTATTGCTAGATTATGTCCAGGTGTGATTAAAAAAACAAGCCATGAAAATGAAAGTTTTGAAAAAGAAGGTTTGTTAGAATGCCCTCAATATACCAAACCTGCTGATTATTTAGGATATAAGGTGCCTGAAATTTTATTAAGTGGAAACCATAAAGAAATTGAAGAATGAAGAAATGAACAAGCATATTTAAAAACTAATAAAAATAGAAAAGATATTATTTTAAAACTAAAAAGGAGCAAAAATGAGAAATAG
- the rplS gene encoding 50S ribosomal protein L19 — MRNRILESVESDQIRSDLPQVREGYNIKVHVRIKEGTKERIQIFEGLVIAAYGEGINKSIKVRKDSYGVGIERTFKLNSPLISHIDVLRKNKVRRAKLYYMRDLKGKSARLKEIKSPVTSTKTTKK; from the coding sequence ATGAGAAATAGAATTTTAGAAAGTGTTGAAAGCGATCAAATTAGATCAGACTTACCACAAGTGCGCGAAGGTTATAACATCAAAGTCCACGTTAGAATTAAAGAAGGAACTAAAGAAAGAATTCAAATCTTTGAAGGTTTAGTTATTGCGGCTTATGGTGAGGGTATTAACAAGTCAATTAAAGTTAGAAAAGATTCTTACGGTGTTGGAATTGAAAGAACATTTAAATTAAATTCACCATTAATTTCACATATTGATGTGCTAAGAAAAAATAAGGTTAGAAGAGCAAAATTATACTACATGCGTGATCTTAAGGGTAAAAGTGCTCGTCTTAAAGAAATTAAATCACCAGTTACTTCAACCAAAACAACTAAAAAATAA
- the fusA gene encoding elongation factor G: MSREYKIEDYRNIGIMAHIDAGKTTTTERVLYHTGKIHKIGETHDGASQMDWMVQEQERGITITSAATTAYWKGKRINIIDTPGHVDFTVEVERSLRVLDGAVAVLDAQSGVEPQTETVWRQATNYKVPRIVYVNKMDKAGANFKASIESLHKLLGANAHAIQLNIGEEAQFKGAIDLVEMKAYEFDGGVDENYKVIEIPSHLKEEALLWRAELIESLVDYDEKIMELLLEEKEVPVDLIKKAIRKATISAEYFPVVCGTSFKNKCVKLMLDAVVDYLPSPIDIPPIKGFQGDKEIHIPASDEEFFSSLAFKVMNDPYVGNLTYFRVYSGILNKGSYVFNSTKGKRERIGRIILMHANSRSDIEEVRTGDIAAAVGLQFTTTGDTLIDEKHKDIVLENMQFPEPVITQALEPASKDATEKMSLALQRLAAEDPTFKYWTDEETGQTIIAGIGELHLDIICDRLKREFHVQVTVGAPQVSYRETITKSAEIHGIHKKQSGGKGQFGDVWIKFEPNPDKDFEFVDKIVGGKIPKEFIKPIEKGLREKMQIGILAGYPLINVKATLFDGSFHPVDSSELAFKIAASKSLTQGRELLGTVLLEPIMDVAIVVPEDFFGDVMGDISKRRGQVRDNETRADGVNVIKAYVPLSEMFGYATDLRSMTTGRGNYQMWFDHYEKLPRNLADEIIKKRGGKVKVDED, translated from the coding sequence ATGTCTCGTGAATATAAAATAGAAGATTATAGAAACATAGGGATTATGGCCCACATCGATGCTGGTAAAACTACAACAACAGAACGTGTACTTTATCACACTGGTAAAATTCATAAAATTGGTGAAACACATGATGGTGCTAGTCAAATGGACTGAATGGTTCAAGAACAAGAAAGAGGAATTACCATTACCTCAGCTGCTACTACTGCTTATTGAAAAGGTAAAAGAATTAACATCATTGATACTCCAGGACACGTTGACTTTACCGTTGAAGTTGAACGTTCATTACGTGTATTAGACGGTGCAGTTGCAGTTTTAGATGCTCAAAGTGGTGTTGAACCTCAAACCGAAACTGTTTGAAGACAAGCAACAAACTATAAAGTTCCCAGAATTGTTTATGTTAACAAAATGGATAAAGCTGGTGCTAATTTTAAAGCATCAATTGAATCTTTGCATAAACTTTTAGGTGCAAATGCACATGCTATTCAATTAAATATTGGTGAAGAAGCACAATTTAAAGGTGCTATTGATTTAGTTGAAATGAAAGCATACGAATTTGATGGTGGAGTGGATGAAAATTACAAAGTTATTGAAATTCCTTCACATTTAAAAGAAGAAGCATTATTATGACGTGCTGAACTTATCGAATCATTAGTAGATTATGATGAAAAAATTATGGAACTTTTATTAGAAGAAAAAGAAGTTCCAGTTGATTTAATCAAAAAAGCAATTAGAAAAGCAACAATTTCAGCTGAATATTTCCCAGTTGTTTGTGGAACATCATTTAAAAATAAATGTGTTAAATTAATGCTAGATGCAGTTGTTGATTATTTACCATCACCTATTGATATTCCTCCTATCAAAGGGTTTCAAGGTGATAAAGAAATTCATATTCCTGCATCTGATGAAGAATTTTTCTCATCACTTGCATTTAAAGTTATGAATGACCCATATGTTGGAAATTTAACTTACTTTAGAGTATATTCAGGTATTTTAAATAAAGGTTCGTATGTGTTTAACTCAACTAAAGGCAAACGTGAAAGAATTGGACGTATTATTTTAATGCATGCTAATAGCCGTTCCGATATTGAAGAAGTTAGAACTGGTGATATTGCAGCTGCTGTTGGGCTTCAATTTACAACTACTGGCGATACTTTAATTGATGAAAAACATAAAGATATTGTCTTAGAAAACATGCAATTCCCAGAACCTGTTATTACACAAGCTTTAGAACCTGCATCTAAAGATGCAACAGAAAAAATGTCATTGGCATTGCAAAGACTTGCAGCTGAAGACCCTACATTTAAATACTGAACAGATGAAGAAACTGGGCAAACAATTATTGCTGGTATTGGTGAATTACACTTAGACATTATTTGTGACCGTCTAAAAAGAGAATTTCATGTTCAAGTAACTGTAGGTGCACCTCAAGTTTCATACCGTGAAACTATTACAAAATCTGCTGAAATTCATGGAATTCACAAGAAACAATCTGGTGGTAAAGGTCAATTTGGTGATGTTTGAATTAAATTTGAACCAAACCCAGACAAAGACTTTGAATTTGTTGACAAAATTGTTGGTGGTAAGATTCCTAAAGAATTTATTAAGCCAATTGAAAAAGGTTTACGTGAAAAAATGCAAATTGGTATTTTGGCAGGTTATCCTCTAATTAATGTTAAAGCAACTTTATTTGATGGTTCATTCCACCCAGTTGACTCTTCAGAATTAGCTTTCAAAATAGCTGCTTCTAAATCTTTAACACAAGGTCGTGAATTATTAGGAACTGTTTTGCTTGAACCTATTATGGATGTTGCAATTGTTGTCCCTGAAGATTTCTTTGGTGATGTTATGGGAGATATCTCAAAACGTCGCGGACAAGTTAGAGATAATGAAACTAGAGCAGATGGTGTAAACGTTATTAAAGCATATGTTCCTCTAAGCGAAATGTTTGGTTATGCAACTGACCTTCGTTCTATGACTACAGGTCGTGGAAACTACCAAATGTGATTTGATCACTATGAAAAACTTCCTCGCAATTTAGCTGATGAAATTATCAAAAAACGTGGTGGCAAAGTAAAAGTTGATGAAGATTAA
- the rpsG gene encoding 30S ribosomal protein S7, with protein sequence MSRKAKTPIRDVLADPVFNSKIITKLINATMLDGKKSVAESIIYNAFNIIKTKTNKDPLEVFNAALENVLPQLEVRSRRVGGSNYQVPVEVSAKRKQTLALRWIIQYARLRNEKTMEEKLAGEIIDASNKIGGACKKRDDTHKMAESNKAFAHLRW encoded by the coding sequence ATGTCAAGAAAAGCAAAAACCCCAATTAGAGATGTTTTAGCAGATCCAGTTTTTAATTCAAAAATTATTACTAAATTAATTAATGCTACTATGCTTGATGGTAAAAAATCAGTTGCTGAATCTATTATTTATAACGCATTTAACATCATTAAAACTAAAACAAACAAAGATCCATTAGAAGTATTTAATGCTGCATTAGAAAACGTATTGCCTCAACTTGAAGTTCGTTCAAGAAGAGTTGGGGGAAGCAACTACCAAGTGCCAGTTGAAGTATCTGCAAAGAGAAAACAAACTTTAGCATTGAGATGAATTATTCAATATGCACGTTTAAGAAACGAAAAAACAATGGAAGAAAAACTAGCTGGTGAAATTATTGATGCATCAAACAAAATTGGTGGTGCATGTAAAAAACGTGACGATACACACAAGATGGCTGAATCTAACAAAGCATTCGCTCATCTTAGATGATAA
- the rpsL gene encoding 30S ribosomal protein S12, which produces MPTISQLINHGRKAKTTKSKAPALGMMFNTLHKKETRIPSPFKRGVCTRVATMTPKKPNSAIRKYARVKLSNGQEVTAYIPGEGHNLQEHSVVLIRGGKVKDLPGVRYTIVRGTQDAAGVEKRKQARSIYGTKRPKAN; this is translated from the coding sequence ATGCCTACAATTAGTCAACTAATTAATCATGGCCGTAAAGCAAAAACAACAAAATCTAAAGCTCCTGCTTTAGGTATGATGTTTAATACTTTACATAAAAAAGAAACAAGAATACCAAGTCCTTTTAAACGTGGAGTATGTACTAGGGTTGCAACAATGACCCCTAAAAAACCTAACTCAGCTATTCGTAAATATGCTCGTGTTAAGTTATCAAATGGTCAAGAAGTTACCGCCTATATTCCTGGCGAAGGACACAATTTACAAGAACACTCAGTAGTTTTAATTAGAGGTGGTAAAGTTAAAGACTTGCCCGGTGTTAGATATACAATCGTGCGTGGAACTCAAGATGCAGCTGGCGTTGAAAAAAGAAAACAAGCTCGTTCTATTTATGGAACTAAGAGACCGAAAGCAAATTAA
- a CDS encoding RluA family pseudouridine synthase, translating into MLKLIANYSERIDKYIANNSDISRNDIQKLIELGLVFVNGTKINKNKYILKENDEIEIIKALDKQINVKEQNIKLDVVYECDDYLVINKPSGMVVHPAPGHYENTLLNGLMYHFKNNLSDVNGLLRLGIVHRIDKDTSGLLIVAKNNDAHNYFAKLLKKHEINRIYYAICDGKLDQKIININLPIGRDPKNRQKFCVTEQNSKEAYTTVEPISYLKINNEIKTLIKCSLKTGRTHQIRVHMAYIKHPIYGDPIYNKYVDEFGQRLHAKEISFVDMRGKMQHFEIDFPKEFKEEMSKIA; encoded by the coding sequence ATGTTAAAGTTAATTGCTAATTATTCCGAAAGAATTGATAAATATATTGCTAACAATAGTGATATTTCTAGAAATGATATTCAAAAATTAATAGAATTAGGGCTTGTTTTTGTTAATGGAACTAAAATCAATAAAAACAAATACATTCTAAAAGAAAATGATGAAATTGAAATCATTAAAGCATTAGATAAGCAAATTAATGTCAAAGAACAAAATATTAAATTAGATGTTGTTTATGAATGTGATGATTATTTAGTAATAAACAAACCTTCAGGAATGGTAGTTCACCCAGCCCCTGGACATTATGAAAATACTTTATTAAATGGACTTATGTACCATTTTAAAAATAATTTAAGTGATGTAAATGGTTTATTAAGATTAGGAATTGTTCACCGAATTGATAAAGATACAAGTGGGTTATTAATTGTTGCAAAAAATAATGATGCTCATAATTATTTTGCAAAATTATTAAAAAAACATGAAATTAATCGAATTTATTATGCAATCTGTGATGGAAAATTAGATCAAAAAATTATTAACATTAATTTGCCAATCGGGAGAGATCCTAAAAACCGCCAAAAATTTTGTGTAACTGAACAAAATTCAAAAGAAGCTTATACTACCGTTGAACCTATTTCTTATTTAAAAATAAATAATGAAATTAAAACATTAATAAAATGTAGTTTAAAAACTGGACGAACTCACCAAATTAGAGTCCATATGGCTTATATAAAGCATCCAATTTATGGTGATCCTATCTATAACAAATATGTCGATGAATTTGGTCAAAGACTACATGCAAAGGAAATTTCATTTGTTGACATGCGAGGAAAAATGCAACATTTTGAAATAGATTTTCCAAAAGAATTTAAAGAAGAAATGTCAAAAATTGCATAA